A portion of the Chryseobacterium tructae genome contains these proteins:
- a CDS encoding LptF/LptG family permease, producing MLKILDRYIIKTFFGPFFFIFSVLFFIFIVNIIWVQLGQFMGKGLSYWQILKLLFYLGVNVISMVLPLTILLASIMSFGEFGERYELAAMKAAGIPLTRVMTPLFGITTILAIMLFFFSNNIIPDFQRKAKNMLFNIAQTKPAINFTPGQFIDQIPGYMVKFDKIYGENGENIEGVFVHKKANTYENQQSVVAEKGKFVPASNKNFLKLILYNGYVVEDNFAGKGEAVRLKQPDQAIKFDTLVNHFDISEIINKAIEKEQITDDYRFETYNQLNKTIATSKKENALFFKNIGTDVLNQTNTVVGYMDQGNKPKVTPKAQVKLDTVKSDKKLEMIYSSYNRLETLKSTLESKKNEFSTNVKYFSKVVIYQQRYISYSVTCLIFFLIGASLGSIIRKGGMGLPVIIAIVIFIIFYVINVGVENMSWSGKMNPYLAAWLPNFILLPFGIWMTYKALTDSQLFDAEKYKALFKPITKRFSKSKEHQRYQ from the coding sequence ATGTTAAAAATACTAGACAGATATATCATAAAAACCTTCTTTGGACCGTTTTTCTTTATATTCAGCGTATTGTTTTTCATTTTCATTGTAAACATTATCTGGGTTCAATTGGGACAGTTTATGGGAAAAGGATTAAGCTACTGGCAAATCCTGAAACTTCTTTTTTACCTTGGGGTGAACGTTATCAGTATGGTTCTCCCGCTCACCATCCTTCTGGCGAGTATCATGTCATTCGGAGAATTTGGAGAACGTTATGAACTAGCAGCGATGAAAGCGGCAGGAATTCCTCTTACCAGAGTAATGACCCCATTATTTGGGATTACAACCATTCTGGCAATTATGCTGTTTTTCTTTTCCAACAACATTATTCCGGACTTCCAGAGAAAAGCAAAGAATATGCTTTTTAATATCGCCCAAACCAAACCTGCGATCAACTTTACTCCGGGTCAATTTATCGATCAGATTCCTGGGTATATGGTGAAATTTGACAAGATTTATGGAGAAAATGGGGAGAATATTGAAGGGGTATTTGTTCACAAAAAAGCCAATACATACGAAAACCAACAGTCTGTAGTGGCAGAAAAAGGAAAATTTGTTCCTGCAAGCAATAAGAACTTTCTAAAACTGATCCTTTATAATGGCTATGTAGTTGAAGATAACTTTGCCGGAAAAGGGGAAGCAGTAAGACTAAAGCAGCCCGATCAGGCCATTAAGTTTGATACTTTGGTAAATCATTTCGATATCAGCGAAATCATTAACAAAGCCATCGAAAAGGAGCAGATTACGGATGACTACCGTTTTGAAACCTATAATCAACTCAACAAGACCATTGCAACCAGCAAGAAGGAAAATGCATTGTTCTTTAAAAATATCGGAACAGATGTTTTAAACCAGACCAATACGGTAGTGGGCTATATGGATCAGGGTAATAAACCTAAAGTAACACCCAAAGCACAAGTAAAACTGGATACGGTAAAAAGTGATAAAAAGCTTGAGATGATCTACAGCTCTTATAATAGACTTGAGACTCTTAAATCAACACTCGAATCCAAAAAGAATGAATTCAGTACTAATGTGAAGTACTTCAGTAAGGTTGTTATTTATCAGCAGAGGTACATCTCTTATTCGGTAACCTGCCTTATTTTCTTCCTGATTGGGGCGAGTTTAGGATCAATCATCAGAAAAGGAGGAATGGGACTTCCGGTAATTATTGCTATTGTTATCTTCATCATTTTCTATGTGATCAATGTTGGAGTAGAAAACATGTCCTGGAGTGGAAAAATGAACCCTTATTTAGCAGCCTGGCTTCCTAATTTCATTCTTCTCCCATTTGGAATCTGGATGACCTACAAAGCACTCACCGATTCGCAATTGTTTGATGCAGAAAAATACAAAGCACTATTCAAACCTATTACCAAAAGATTCTCAAAAAGTAAAGAGCACCAGAGATATCAATAA
- a CDS encoding 3-oxoacyl-ACP synthase III family protein has translation MMTRIIGVGNYIPSETITNLFFDKHIFLNEEGVLLKDNNASITEKLKKITGIEERRYAKSTQVTSDLGLKAAQAAIENAGIDPETLDYIIFAHNFGDVRFGTIQSDTVPSLASRVKHLLGIRNNFCVAYDVLFGCPGWIEGVIQANAFIKAGIAKRCLVIGAETLSRVVDIHDRDSMIYADGAGAAVLETNIDDESGIKSHLSASFTFTEKDYLYFGKSYNNEKCPDTKYIKMDGRKIYEFALLHVPEAMKKCLDNSGYSINELNKIIIHQANEKMDEAIVNRFYQLYNTSTPEHIMPMVIHKLGNSSVATIPSLLAMILKGELEDHQLKKGDVVLFASVGAGMNINAFVYQF, from the coding sequence ATGATGACCAGAATTATTGGAGTGGGGAACTATATCCCGTCAGAAACTATTACCAATTTATTTTTTGACAAACATATTTTCCTCAATGAGGAGGGTGTTTTATTAAAAGACAATAATGCCTCTATCACAGAAAAATTAAAAAAGATTACAGGTATTGAAGAAAGAAGATATGCCAAAAGTACACAAGTTACTTCAGATCTAGGACTTAAAGCAGCTCAGGCTGCCATAGAAAATGCAGGGATAGATCCTGAAACACTGGATTATATTATATTCGCTCACAATTTTGGAGATGTCCGTTTTGGTACTATTCAGTCTGATACGGTTCCCAGCCTTGCTTCCCGAGTGAAGCATTTATTGGGAATACGGAATAATTTCTGTGTTGCATACGACGTTTTGTTCGGATGTCCAGGTTGGATTGAAGGAGTAATACAAGCTAATGCTTTTATCAAGGCAGGTATTGCCAAACGTTGTTTGGTGATTGGAGCTGAAACCCTATCCCGTGTGGTGGACATTCATGACAGAGACAGCATGATCTATGCTGACGGTGCGGGAGCCGCTGTTCTTGAAACGAATATAGATGATGAGTCTGGAATAAAATCTCATTTATCTGCATCTTTTACCTTCACTGAAAAGGATTATTTATACTTTGGTAAATCTTATAACAATGAGAAATGTCCGGACACCAAATATATCAAAATGGATGGAAGGAAAATTTATGAGTTTGCCCTGTTGCATGTTCCTGAAGCCATGAAAAAATGCCTTGATAATAGCGGATATTCAATTAATGAATTAAATAAAATTATTATTCATCAGGCTAATGAAAAAATGGATGAAGCGATTGTTAACAGGTTTTATCAATTATATAATACTTCAACACCGGAACATATCATGCCAATGGTTATCCATAAATTGGGAAATAGCAGTGTGGCAACGATCCCATCTTTGTTGGCCATGATTTTAAAAGGAGAGCTGGAGGATCATCAACTTAAAAAAGGGGATGTTGTCCTGTTTGCTTCAGTAGGAGCAGGGATGAATATTAATGCTTTTGTATATCAATTTTAA
- the frr gene encoding ribosome recycling factor, translating into MEELDLILESVKQDMDAAVKHLDHAFQRIRAGRASTSMVQDVMVEYYGAMTPINQVANVSIPDAMTISIQPWDRTAINAIEKAIINSNLGFAPSNNGENIILNVPPLTEERRKELAKQAKSETEQTKIVVRNARQDGLKELKRLDGVSEDVLKGVEEEIQTYTDKYTKLCDEHLKTKEAEIMKV; encoded by the coding sequence ATGGAAGAATTAGATTTAATATTAGAATCTGTAAAACAGGACATGGACGCAGCGGTAAAACACCTTGACCATGCATTTCAAAGAATCAGAGCAGGACGTGCTTCTACATCAATGGTTCAGGATGTAATGGTTGAATATTATGGAGCAATGACTCCAATCAACCAGGTTGCCAATGTTTCTATTCCAGATGCCATGACCATCTCTATTCAACCTTGGGACAGAACAGCGATTAACGCAATCGAAAAAGCAATCATCAATTCAAATTTAGGTTTTGCACCTTCTAACAATGGAGAAAACATTATTCTTAATGTACCCCCTTTAACAGAAGAAAGAAGAAAAGAATTGGCAAAACAAGCTAAAAGTGAAACTGAGCAAACTAAAATCGTAGTTAGAAATGCAAGACAGGATGGTTTGAAAGAACTTAAAAGACTTGATGGAGTTTCTGAAGATGTTCTGAAAGGTGTGGAAGAAGAAATCCAGACTTATACAGATAAGTACACAAAGCTTTGCGATGAGCATCTTAAGACAAAAGAAGCAGAAATTATGAAAGTATAA